The Flavobacteriales bacterium genome has a window encoding:
- a CDS encoding enoyl-CoA hydratase, which produces MMFNQEDLNKLNDYTFAFLEVEHSDKVLTITLDRAEKKNALHPVTANELAFTLTYAKQNKDVWAVVIKANGDVFCAGADLQAFMTGGGETDSTVPKAEGEILIGELFNELHKPCIAQVEGDAFAGAFLLLAGCTHVVAANDVKFGLPEVKRGLFPYQVMASLLQVMPERKVLDWCIQGYNLDAQKAADWGLVTHLSERGKVAETVQELVQTILTNSPTAIRMGLEAYQHIRSDDTKSEHRYLQGMLMKTVQTKDAQEGIAAFREKRSPKWSGE; this is translated from the coding sequence ATGATGTTTAACCAAGAAGACCTCAATAAACTCAACGATTACACTTTCGCGTTTTTGGAAGTGGAGCACAGCGATAAGGTGTTGACCATAACGCTTGATCGTGCGGAAAAGAAGAATGCGTTGCATCCTGTAACTGCTAATGAATTGGCGTTTACGCTGACCTACGCCAAGCAGAACAAGGACGTTTGGGCGGTGGTGATAAAAGCCAATGGAGATGTGTTCTGCGCGGGTGCCGACCTGCAAGCGTTCATGACAGGCGGTGGGGAAACCGATAGCACGGTTCCGAAAGCGGAAGGGGAGATTTTGATCGGAGAGCTTTTCAATGAGTTGCACAAACCGTGCATTGCGCAAGTGGAAGGCGATGCGTTTGCGGGTGCTTTCCTGCTGTTGGCGGGCTGTACGCATGTGGTGGCAGCCAATGATGTGAAATTCGGATTGCCAGAGGTGAAACGCGGATTGTTTCCGTATCAGGTAATGGCTTCGTTGCTTCAAGTAATGCCAGAAAGGAAGGTGCTGGATTGGTGTATTCAGGGCTATAACTTGGATGCGCAGAAAGCTGCGGATTGGGGATTGGTGACACACCTCTCAGAACGAGGAAAAGTGGCGGAGACGGTTCAGGAATTGGTGCAAACAATCTTGACGAATTCGCCAACGGCCATCCGAATGGGGTTGGAGGCGTACCAGCACATTCGAAGTGACGACACGAAATCGGAGCACCGCTATTTGCAAGGCATGCTGATGAAAACGGTGCAGACGAAGGATGCGCAGGAAGGCATTGCCGCTTTTCGGGAGAAGCGTTCACCTAAATGGAGTGGGGAATGA
- a CDS encoding 3-keto-5-aminohexanoate cleavage protein, with amino-acid sequence MGKKVIISASLTGVLANRKQCPYIPYTPEEIAEEGRRAVEAGASILHIHARNDDGTPAYDVETYARIHEEVKKRTPDAIINYSTGAVSITREERIAHITALKPDMAALNMGSMNYGIYSPKAKQFYHDFVFQNPFKDIQFYLEKMKEAGTRPEMEVFDNGHINNANPLIDMGLLEKPYCFSFVMGVLGGIPHSTANILHQSRSVPEGSDWQVIGIGRKQWASLAASITIGGNIRAGLEDNFYLPEGEMAKSNGELIGAAAQLTRMLGREVASIAEAREMLKLPLRS; translated from the coding sequence ATGGGAAAGAAAGTAATCATAAGCGCATCGCTGACGGGCGTGCTGGCCAACCGAAAGCAATGTCCGTACATACCGTACACGCCCGAGGAAATTGCCGAGGAGGGCCGCAGGGCGGTGGAGGCTGGGGCGAGCATTTTGCACATCCACGCGCGGAATGACGATGGCACGCCAGCGTACGATGTGGAGACGTATGCGCGGATACACGAGGAGGTGAAGAAGCGCACGCCAGACGCGATCATCAACTACAGCACGGGCGCGGTTTCGATAACGCGCGAGGAGCGGATTGCGCACATTACGGCTCTGAAACCCGACATGGCTGCGCTGAACATGGGCAGCATGAACTATGGCATTTATTCGCCCAAGGCGAAGCAGTTTTACCACGATTTCGTGTTTCAGAACCCGTTCAAGGACATCCAGTTTTACTTGGAGAAAATGAAGGAAGCGGGCACGCGTCCAGAGATGGAGGTGTTCGATAACGGGCACATCAATAACGCCAATCCGTTGATCGATATGGGGCTTTTAGAGAAGCCGTACTGTTTCAGTTTTGTAATGGGTGTGTTGGGTGGAATTCCGCACAGCACGGCAAATATTCTGCACCAGAGCCGCAGCGTGCCTGAGGGTTCGGACTGGCAGGTGATCGGTATCGGTCGCAAGCAATGGGCGAGTTTGGCGGCTTCGATAACGATTGGCGGGAACATCCGAGCGGGGCTGGAAGACAACTTCTACCTGCCCGAAGGCGAAATGGCGAAGAGCAATGGCGAGTTGATCGGTGCGGCTGCGCAATTGACCAGAATGTTGGGTCGTGAAGTGGCGAGCATTGCGGAGGCGCGGGAAATGTTAAAGCTGCCGCTTAGGAGTTAG
- a CDS encoding acyl-CoA dehydrogenase produces MSTYFSEEHIQFRQSLRDFLQREVVPFVDEWEKVGNPPREIWKKFGDMGYFGLKYPEKYGGLELDFFYTVIFLEELAHVNSGGTAAALGAHAYLSLAHMNNEGTEEQKENYLRAGIAGDKFGCMAVTEPFGGSDVAAMRTTAVRDGNEWVINGSKTFITNGVLSDFLVVAAKTEPELKQAGISMFVIDRDTAGLSATKLDKLGWRASDTGEIAFDNVRIHASALMGQENQGFYYIMQQFALERIIMAVGGYAGSEYALEYALKYMQEREAFGRLLTKFQELRHRVAQLAAEIEQQKQFVYYLANRFDKGEYIVKEAAMAKLLCTQLCDKTAFEVMQFLGGYGYMEEYQAARMFRDSRLGQIGGGTSEIMKEIIAKMAIDEVKYS; encoded by the coding sequence ATGAGCACCTACTTTTCAGAGGAACATATCCAATTCCGCCAGTCGCTGCGCGATTTCCTGCAACGGGAAGTGGTACCGTTTGTGGATGAATGGGAGAAGGTTGGAAATCCACCTCGCGAGATATGGAAGAAGTTTGGTGATATGGGTTATTTCGGGTTGAAGTACCCTGAAAAATATGGTGGTCTTGAACTCGATTTCTTCTACACCGTCATCTTCTTGGAAGAGTTGGCGCACGTCAATTCGGGTGGAACGGCAGCGGCTTTGGGTGCGCATGCTTATCTGTCGCTGGCCCACATGAACAATGAGGGAACCGAAGAGCAGAAAGAAAACTACCTGCGCGCTGGAATTGCTGGCGATAAATTCGGCTGTATGGCGGTTACCGAGCCGTTTGGTGGTTCGGATGTGGCAGCCATGCGCACAACGGCAGTCAGAGATGGAAATGAGTGGGTGATCAACGGAAGCAAGACGTTCATCACCAACGGTGTTCTGAGTGATTTCTTGGTGGTTGCCGCCAAAACAGAACCCGAATTGAAACAGGCGGGTATCAGCATGTTTGTGATCGATCGCGACACAGCTGGACTTTCAGCCACCAAATTGGATAAGCTGGGTTGGCGCGCTTCCGATACGGGCGAGATAGCCTTCGATAATGTGCGTATCCATGCATCTGCTTTGATGGGACAGGAGAACCAAGGTTTCTATTACATCATGCAGCAGTTTGCGCTGGAGCGCATCATCATGGCGGTGGGCGGTTACGCGGGTTCGGAATATGCGTTGGAATACGCGCTGAAGTACATGCAGGAACGGGAAGCGTTCGGTCGTCTGCTGACCAAGTTTCAGGAACTGCGACATCGCGTAGCGCAATTGGCTGCGGAAATTGAGCAGCAGAAACAGTTTGTCTATTACCTCGCCAACCGTTTCGACAAGGGAGAATACATCGTGAAAGAAGCTGCGATGGCGAAGTTGCTTTGCACGCAATTGTGTGATAAAACAGCATTTGAAGTGATGCAATTCCTTGGTGGTTACGGCTACATGGAAGAATACCAAGCTGCCAGAATGTTCCGTGACAGTCGCCTCGGACAAATTGGTGGCGGAACAAGTGAAATAATGAAAGAGATCATTGCCAAAATGGCGATTGATGAGGTCAAATACAGTTAA